Proteins co-encoded in one Sus scrofa isolate TJ Tabasco breed Duroc chromosome 14, Sscrofa11.1, whole genome shotgun sequence genomic window:
- the SLC25A28 gene encoding mitoferrin-2 isoform X2, whose product MNPAEVVKQRMQMYNSPYHRVTDCVRAVWQNEGAGAFYRSYTTQLTMNVPFQAIHFMTYEFLQEHFNPQRRYNPSSHVLSGACAGAVAAAATTPLDVCKTLLNTQESLALNSNITGHITGMASAFRTVYQVGGVTAYFRGVQARVIYQIPSTAIAWSVYEFFKYLITKRQEEWRAGK is encoded by the exons ATGAATCCAGCAGAAG TGGTCAAGCAGAGGATGCAGATGTACAACTCACCCTACCACCGGGTGACAGACTGTGTACGGGCAGTGTGGCAAAACGAAGGGGCCGGGGCCTTTTACCGCAGCTACACCACCCAGCTCACCATGAACGTTCCCTTCCAAGCCATCCACTTCATGACCTATGAATTCCTGCAGGAGCACTTTAACCCCCAGAGACGGTACAACCCCAGCTCCCACGTCCTCTCCGGAGCCTGcgcaggagctgtagctgccgccgcCACAACCCCACTGGACGTTTGCAAAACACTGCTCAATACCCAGGAGTCCCTGGCTTTGAACTCAAACATTACAGGACACATCACAGGCATGGCTAGTGCCTTCAGGACGGTGTATCAAGTAGGCGGAGTGACCGCCTACTTCCGAGGGGTGCAGGCGAGAGTAATTTACCAGATCCCCTCCACAGCCATCGCGTGGTCTGTGTATGAGTTCTTCAAATACCTGATCACTAAACGGCAAGAAGAGTGGAGGGCAGGCAAGTGA